In a genomic window of bacterium:
- a CDS encoding response regulator → MSTKEHERWENLRRRAEAAVVRGDEGGEPLTAEEASLLIQELQVVQAELELQNEELRETQVVLDGARRRFQTLFEQAPVGYVVLDEVGMIRSANEQFRQFVGADEAKVRAQSLRGFVASDARDAFDRRFQVLTLGGSDHRLDTILVNQADGDRLNVRLEGSRIAGLEGGQESGEPMILVAVSDLTRARDLEMQLWESQKLQTAGRLAGGVAHDFNNVLTVITGTVEVARDEVAPDSPLLEYFDQIRDAAGRAAALVRQLLAFANEQVVSPRVVDLAAVTAPQVAMLRRLLPESAEFRVEMDPHLHPVHIDPVQVDQILTNLVLNARDALGTQGRIRLALRNEVLDAEHCRGFPGTVPGAYVAVSVQDDGSGMTAAVREKVFEPFFTTKAEGKGAGLGLSTVYGIVTQNHGLVHISSRPGEGTTVTVHLPRTTLESSGVEATLAPVELLEGREHVMVVEDDPIVLRLAARMLVRRGYRVTPFGSAVDALAWFDQGGAQVDLVLTDVVMPEMRGPTLVEHLLEIRPDLPHVFMTGHPKDEPLPLGSGLADAADIITKPFDSVTLLSTVRGALSRPRI, encoded by the coding sequence ATGAGCACGAAGGAACACGAACGCTGGGAGAACCTGCGTCGCCGGGCCGAGGCGGCGGTGGTGCGGGGTGACGAGGGCGGCGAACCGCTCACGGCCGAGGAGGCCAGCCTGCTCATCCAGGAGCTGCAGGTGGTGCAGGCCGAGCTCGAGCTCCAGAACGAGGAGCTGCGCGAGACGCAGGTCGTGCTCGACGGGGCGCGCCGGCGCTTCCAGACCCTCTTCGAGCAGGCTCCGGTGGGCTATGTCGTCCTCGACGAGGTGGGCATGATCCGGTCGGCCAACGAGCAGTTCCGGCAGTTCGTCGGCGCGGACGAGGCGAAGGTGCGGGCCCAGTCCCTGCGGGGCTTCGTGGCGTCGGACGCGCGGGATGCCTTCGATCGGCGCTTCCAGGTCCTGACCCTCGGGGGCTCCGACCACCGGCTCGACACCATCCTGGTGAATCAGGCCGACGGCGATCGCCTGAACGTGCGGCTCGAGGGCTCGCGCATCGCGGGGCTCGAAGGAGGCCAGGAGTCGGGCGAGCCCATGATCCTGGTCGCGGTCAGCGATCTGACGCGGGCCCGCGACCTGGAGATGCAGCTCTGGGAGTCGCAGAAGCTGCAGACCGCCGGCCGCCTCGCCGGCGGCGTGGCCCACGACTTCAACAACGTGCTGACCGTGATCACCGGCACGGTCGAGGTCGCCCGCGACGAGGTGGCGCCCGACTCGCCCCTGCTCGAGTACTTCGACCAGATCCGCGACGCGGCCGGGCGGGCGGCGGCGCTGGTGCGGCAGCTCCTGGCCTTCGCCAACGAGCAGGTGGTGTCGCCGCGGGTGGTCGACCTGGCGGCGGTCACGGCCCCGCAGGTGGCCATGTTGCGGCGGCTGTTGCCCGAGAGCGCGGAGTTCCGCGTGGAGATGGATCCCCACCTGCACCCGGTGCACATCGATCCGGTGCAGGTCGACCAGATCCTCACCAACCTGGTCCTGAACGCCCGCGACGCCCTCGGCACCCAGGGCCGGATCCGGCTCGCCCTGCGGAACGAGGTGCTCGACGCCGAGCACTGCCGCGGGTTTCCCGGCACGGTGCCGGGCGCCTACGTGGCCGTCTCGGTGCAGGACGACGGCAGCGGCATGACGGCGGCGGTCCGGGAGAAGGTGTTCGAGCCCTTCTTCACGACCAAGGCCGAGGGCAAGGGGGCGGGATTGGGTCTGAGCACCGTCTACGGCATCGTGACCCAGAACCACGGCCTGGTGCACATCAGCAGCCGGCCTGGCGAGGGCACCACCGTGACGGTGCACCTGCCCCGCACGACCCTCGAGAGCAGCGGCGTCGAGGCCACCCTTGCACCCGTCGAACTGCTCGAGGGACGCGAGCACGTCATGGTCGTCGAGGACGATCCGATCGTGCTGCGCCTCGCGGCGCGGATGCTCGTGCGGCGGGGCTACCGCGTGACCCCGTTCGGCAGCGCGGTCGACGCCCTGGCCTGGTTCGACCAGGGGGGCGCCCAGGTCGATCTGGTCCTGACCGACGTGGTCATGCCGGAGATGCGCGGACCGACCCTGGTCGAGCACCTGCTGGAGATCCGGCCCGACCTGCCCCACGTGTTCATGACCGGGCATCCCAAGGACGAGCCGCTGCCGCTGGGGTCGGGGCTGGCCGACGCCGCGGACATCATCACCAAGCCGTTCGACTCGGTGACCCTGCTCTCGACGGTGCGCGGCGCCCTGTCGCGGCCGCGCATCTGA